ttttcttccccATCCCTCTGTACCCTTCTGCTAATTTTCTCAGTTTTTTCAGTTACCCTTTAAATACTTGTCCATCTTTTTTCCTTTACACCTCACTCTCACCATTTTCACTTCACCTTTTCCTTGAGCAAGCTGAAACAACCCATTAATGGACACTGTGGAGCAGTTAAAGCCGGAGGAggagcagcagcagcagcagatGGACATCACGACCATGATGATGCAACACCTCCCTCAATTCTCTGAACCCTATGGTGACACCAACATCATGGATGGTTTTCATCCCCAAGAAGGCTTCTACAGTAACAACAACAATATACGCAGTGGTAGTACCATGCCACTAGCAGATTTACTAGATAATAACCCTCCCAGCCCCTTACCTTGGTCCTCTTACTCATTCACGCACTTAATACCATCACCCACATCCTCCGCTATAATCTCTTTCTCCGACAACACCAACAACCCTACCCCAATAATGCTTCAACAAACACCAACCGAGGGTGCAACTGCAACTGCAACTGCAACTGCAAACCCTTACGGTGACAAGCGGAGCTCCATGGCGGCGATGAGGGAGATGATATTCAGGATGGCGGCGATGCAGCCGATACACATAGACCCTGAGTCGGTGAAGGCGCCGAAGCGGAGGAACGTGAAGATTTCGAAGGACCCTCAGAGTGTGGCAGCGCGGCACCGCAGAGAGAGGATCAGCGAGAGGATAAGGATCCTGCAGAGACTGGTCCCTGGAGGAACCAAGATGGACACCGCGTCGATGTTGGATGAGGCAATTCACTACGTCAAATTTCTGAAAACGCAGGTTCAGTCTCTGGAACGCGCTTCTGCTAACAATATTAGGCCACTTGTCGGTATTAATGCACCAGGGATAGGGTTTCCCGTTGCTATGTCTGGTTCTATTAGTACTGCTACCACTCCCAGTTCCAATTTCACCCCTTATTTTCCTCTACCTAATACCTATGATTAAGATTCCCTTAGTGTGTAAAACCTAGTTAGTCCATTCATAATTAatactcttatatatatatatataattaaggcTTAGCCTCTCtggattatatatgtatattggtgcaaattaattatatgtatgCACCTATCCGCCGCATTTCATATCGGACTTGTGTTAAACAGTTatgaacaagaagaaaaagttacGGCAAAAAGTTGGACCTCTGTTCTCGAAACGTAATTGGCATAAATTAATCTGActtaaaaaataagttgaatTTGACGTGTTATATTGTAATTAGGTTGGGGGAGAGGGAGCAATATGCAAGATGAATGCAGAAAGAAATGATGGTGGTGGTGTTTGGAACACCTGTACGGCCATAATGGGAGGGTTTCCGAGGCTTGGAAAAGTTGAAGACGACAAAGTGTTGACACGGTGTAAAAGAGGATGATGCGAGCTGTAAGGTGGTCGTGTTAGTGCACTATAACTTAGCTGCTGATGCTGTGTATCATCATCAATAATATACACAGCCAAATCTGGTTTATATTAAATAGTTtgcaaatgaaaaaataaaaggaaaaaaagaagatgatTTAGCAAcgtatgaagaaaagaaaagcacgGGGATAGAGGAGAAGATGCATGAGAAATCCACGTGATTATCTGACACCAATGCGGTGGTTGCGTTTACTATCAGCCATGGCCATGACGTCCTTCCACCTCATCCCCTCACACGTGATCGCCATCTGCTTCCTCCACCCCAAATCTTACGTGTTTCTCCACCTCACACTAtgctttattttcataatttaccCTTCttatattacaattaaataactaaatacttatttttaaaagttaaacagAATACAACTACCACTTAGAATTAAGGAGATCGATGTAATTTCTTAAACAAACATGCCTGTTAGTTCAGCAATACAATTATAATAAGCTTTTTACTTAGCTTCCTTAAGTAAAAATGCTAATTTATAACTTAACCATTGCCGATGTCCAAATAACTTCTTCCGgcttaataataatagtaacttGAAACTTCGCTAATATCTTTACCGAGGGTTAGtagaaactattttatttgCGAGACTATCATTCTGAAATaagtaaaggaaaatgatattttaatattatttttaacatcattttgatactgtatatgtgtcaaaatgtggttggacgatttcaaactAAACAAAACTGAGACAAggatatatttgaaagagaaaaatcaaaatttctttttttaacttgatatcgtccaactacattttaacacgtgtggagtgtcaaaatagtgtcaaaaatatcattttccataagtAAATAACCATTTCTATTGGATCTAATGTTTCAATAAAAAGTCAATAATTTAAACATACACAGTGAATTGTGATTGTATTTTGTGGacaatcatattatatatatatatatatatatatatatatatatatatatatatatatatatatatatatataatacagttATTTCTATACTGAATAACTAAGAAGAATCCTAAAAGATTGTAAAATTGAAGAATGAGATTTTAGTTTGGAAAAAAGATAGTTTGATAcggttttaaaaaaaacactcatttgATACTActttaatagtataataatatatattatgattttaaattaaaaaaataatataattataattaaaatattattatttaccgtgttaaataaaaataatttgtcgTTTTGTGCGTGTGAAAGTATCATTCtctttagtttgaaaatgaaatcaagACGAAGAGGTTTGATCTCATATCTACCACTCATATTCCTATTTAGATGaaaaattctattattatttttatctgaGAGATTAAtcgataaataaataaaatatatattattcacaaattattaactatttttttttgtaaataataaattcatcaaaaaaatttatcaataattaaaattttaaaatttatcaataaaatctattaatatttcatatttattgatgaatttattttcattgataatattttatcgataattttaagaatttttgtaatatagTCTTCACCAATAAATCTTACATTTTGAGTGAAACTtcgttttataattttaattgttcttGTATTCTTACAACTATGTTTCATACATTACTTGTTAGACGCAATATTTCTCGTGATATGAGTGATATCATACACTACCTATTTATGTTTTAGGGGAACATCGCTTTCACGATCGCCCTTATTTTTCTTCCCTGTAGATTTAAAGAATTGAGGCTCTTCTTTTATTAGTTCCGCTTCAATTTTGTAGTATGTATGTTCTTTTTAGGTTATATTGTCTTTTGTTACATTGATTCTgtacttttttaatatgttttccGCATAATAAGCATTTTTGAGTTGgaaatattattcttgcatttaataacttaaattataattagatgAATATATGTACTTTTTTCACTTTAGATGCAATATttgttagattattttttttttctttcgtcaAAATGTTATGCATCGACTCTTGGctgtttaagtttatttttatacataaaataaggCCTTCACTTCATATTTTGTATTtagggaagaaaaaaaagttcgTCTTAACATGTTAATACTGTACTGAATTAAATCTGTATCTGTAAGAtgattacaaaaaaatattgtgcaCGGATTTTAGAAAATAACTTGGTTGCTAGAAAAAGGATGGTATGGAGTATCTCAGGAGAGGTGGaagagataaagagaaagatATTAGAAATGGCTATTTGCTTGTCTTGTCGTGACTCTAACATCTCTCATCTTCTAAACTTTAATTGGTTCACTTCATGGGAGGCCAAGTTGTCTGTAATTCAAGGGTAGAGTGCTAACCAAccattgttttatatatataattaaatatccaaaataTCACgtgcaataaataaaaatatctctaCATGTAGTGGTTGCATTGAATTATTTTAGAGGCACTTATTTCATTCATCACTTAAAAAAGTTACGTAAActtctccaaaataaaaatcatgtaaaacatATATGCATTGTTTATAGTCTATATGCACTTGTTTATTGAATCAGTTTAATCTTGTAAAATACTTGCTGGTTTAACAAATATGTGAAAAGAATGTGAATCAACAAAGGTTTTTTagcattataaatttattaattaaattatctacTTGCTGGTTTAACaaatatatacttattattCAACtctcatatataataaatcttTCTTAAAGATTTGAACTATCTACAAGtgaatctttttcttttgttcaagCCACTAGAATTCCGATAAGAATGGTCTTGAAGAGTAGAAAGGATATGgccaaacaaaaagaaaataatatagaaaaaaaaaacagtatatAAAATACTGTTAATGTTGGTGGATTGAATTGGACAGTGTAGCGTTCTGGGGGAGAAGAACTTGACAAACACAGTCTAATGTTTTTAGTGGAATGTACATTTTTTGGTGTGAGATGCGTGTTCTAGAGCCAAAAACATTTTAACCAAATTCTTTCTCTAGATTGACGCAAAGATGAAGAATTCAATGTTCAGCAGCAACTTTAAGCTCTGAAAGAAAATACCATGTGTAGTGAAAAGAAACAGCACATAACATGTTCACATTATCTATGTAAGGTGTTGACAAAGCCAATCAGTGAAATAAAAGCAATGTGTGAtcaaatagtaataatattataataaatcttGTCGTTTTGCTCCACCTTTTTCTTACTAAAActtatattaagtaaaaaaaacataaaagttaatatattggATGTGAAGTTAAGTCTATAATGGTACATATAAGGTAGAAGTTAAAGTCAAATTAATTTAGACCAAAAACAATTAATGTTATACTTAATATgtaatctatcttttcacttaaaatttttatttatagattttgtaataaattttttttattaaagttagcATAATTATTATGATCCAACTATGACTGATCATGctttaataagtaaaattattttggaaTTTATATACTTTGGTTTTATTTAGACAAACCCTTTTAGTGATTAGTGTCCAATTTGTTGTCAAGTCATTTAATTTGATGATTTACTACGAGGTGGTTGATTTGTGGTCAGGTTGATAGTTAACCTTCTAACTTAATAGTtggttatttgattttgttagtTGTTTGTTGAGCTTGATAGATTGTTGTTGGGTCTGTTAGTTGTCTGTCTAGTAATTGACTATTTGATCTATTAGGTGGTCATTTAGATTGATAGTCTGTCTGATAGTTgactatttaatttattagttggTCATTTGGATTATAGTCTGTCCAGTCTATTAGGTGATTGTTCATCATGGCTTGTCGTCCAATTTGTTAGTTGAACATTCGAGTTGATAGTTTGTTGTCCAATTTATTAGTTTATCGTTTGGATTGAAAGTCTATCGTCTAATTTGTTAGTGATTGTTTAGATTAATGACTTGGTTAGTGATTGTTTAAATTAATGACTTGGTTAGTGATTGTTTAGATTAATGACTTGTCATCCCATATCATATAATGATAGTtcatattgataattttttatcttatatgttAATTGACcattaaatataatacaattaaaaaaaatatgtaagtcAACTGagaaatagaatataaaaaaaaacatttatttagaataaatcaaatatagaatAACATCCGCAAtaactgaaaataaataaataatactaataaattaaatataccagttgaaaaataaagttaacataaataattaaaaattcactataaaattaaaatatttattattctgaTGCGTGTGAGAAATGTATAACATTAATAATGATGATcgtaacaataattttaataataatattgaaaatagtGTATATAGCAATGATAAGAAGATCATGTATTTAGTAATGCAACAGATCATTAATTGTATGAAGATCAGATAGATTTGACTAAGAAAAAAACACGAATGCTTATATAGTCTATGATAACATGGACTTAAGAAAATTAtctcaggaaaaaaaaattaaaaatggtattaaaaaGCATATTTCAATGTACGATAATAAAAAATCccttcaaattttaatttgctGTTTTGGGAGACATTTTAGCatttgaaggaagaaaaatgaTGGAGTgtgatttattaaaaagttgacTAATTTgggatataaaaataattgtataacaTTAACATTGGAAGAAAAGGACCAAATAGTGAATACTGGATTGTCATCTTCCTATGTGCTTTGATTCCTCTGTGAGATGATAAGATAAGTGGTCCTTTCATTAACTGCTTCCACTCCAACACCATTATCACCAAGTTTCttcataaatttttgtatattattaatgaaatgaatTCAATagtctttatttaaaaatttataaatcattttcataatttttaacacaCTTAGGAAAAAAACTCGAtgtacaatataattaaatattcattcaaTATATTAAACATTGATTACTCACGATTAAGGTTACAACTATATGGATGTGCgataaccttttttttctttaactaagCTTCTTTCCAAACATGTATACTTCAACACTTAGGAGTTTTTATAGtacaacataaattaatttttttttctttcttgcaagTATTTTAAAACTATCCAACATTTTTAATTGACAATACTtctcttatattaaaaattttagatttgTATCCACTCActattaaaatacttaaatattatcAACACAAGTTTATTCATGAACTCAATTTTTACTGACTCAACCATGTTCTTCTAATTAAACATAGGTTATGTTTTTATccttaacttttaataaaaattaaaattagttcattttcaaaactttaatctTATTTAGTATCTTAATTTTAGAAACATatgaatttaatcattttaattaaattttgttaaatttattgaatttttcaaatgcgtttcatgatagcatttggaagatttacactatttgactcatttttttttattttaattcaatgttaattgagaaaaaatatgaaataaagttaacaaaacttgattaaaagaaataaatctgTCATACAAAAGATTGAAGATtaaattggtccaaaattaaaaataaaactaattccaattttcacacaaaaaaattaagtaacagaaaacatatttaataatattattaattataaataataaaatcattcaaataGATTATATTAGTACGAATAAAAACTTATACTAAAGAACCAAGTaagatttatattaaatatatattattattaggaaAAGAACAtcattttagtataattttttcaaaaaattattaaaattaacaatctttttaaaaaattataaagaaaaacaagtcaTATTAAGGTATTAccattttattgtaaaaaaaatcaagataatATAATTTCAGTAAAAAGTATTTTCTAATATGATTTCCgtttaaatactttaaattaaactcatcattcaaactaaaaaatattctaccctaaatcatataattttaacGTGACTATTTCACAgcaaaattatatcaaattctTTCGACTTATctatttctatattatttttttccaaaaaacgccaattttgatcattttacaaacaaattacaaacatttcggtgtttttttttttccttattattaCTGTTAAGgaacaaacaataaaagataGAACAGTAAATAGTACGAATTTAGGTCTACTATGGGTGGATTGGATTATAtcattttagaaatttagaattTCTAATGTATTTTGGTGTGTTAGTTGAAAATGCAATGATGCATACCGAAGTAATGTTTTAATATACACAAGGAAAAACACATTTCAACATacagtaattaataaaaaatttaaagagaaaacattttaaataatatttcattaaataaatgaaaattaaacttaatctgcaaaaaaagaaaaagaaaaggttttatttaatcactcaaatattttaaaaaaaatgtaatggaACTAAACCCCTCCGAGGAGCGATGAACACTGATTAAGCAGCAATAGTTGCAGTTTGATTGTCTTCCGCCGTAGCCGTCGTAGCCGTCGGAATTTAGTGCAGGAAGGAAGTAACTGGAGAGAAAGAAAACGAGCTGTCTCTGACATTGTCTTGGAAGCGAGGAGCGGAAGCGGAAGAAAAAGGAGTTTAGGTCAAGGTTGTGAGAAAGAAGGGAGGAGAATCAATGGAAGATGGTGAGATAGAAGAGGGATCAATAGGTGGTGTAGAGGAAGAGGAGCATTCCTCAGAGCCTCACAAGTCGGAGGAATCGCCCTACGAAATGTTGCGCAACAGCAAGGCTTCCGTAGAGAACATCGTCGCCGACATACTCTCCATTAAAAAAGACCGAAAACCTAAACAACATCTTCAGGATCTCGCTACTCAGATGTTCTTACACTTCATCACTCTTCGCCAGGTACTCTACTCTGCACTtctctttcattctcattctccgATTTAGGCTTTATAACTCTCTTTTGTTTTCAGGCAAATCGCTCTATCTTGCTCGAGGAAGACCGCGTCAAAACCGAAACGGAGCGTGCCAAGGCGCCGGTGGATTTCACTACGCTGCAGCTTCACAACCTCATGTACGAGAAAAACCACTATGTTAAGGCGATAAAGGCCTGCAAAGACTTCAAATCGAAATATCCTGACATTGACCTTGTTCCCGAGGAGGAGTTTTTCCGCGACGCTCCACAAGATATCAAGGACTCCGTTTTGTCGAATGACGCGGCGCACAATCTCATGCTCCGGAGGCTCAATTTCGAGTTATTTCAGGTTACTTTGCGATAAAATTCCTACTTAACTAGTCTATTTGACATTTTGAAATTAGGTGGATTGGAAAATTGGGATAGTGAAACAGAATGAAATGTACAATATAGTTATTGTacgttttcatttttattatattggcTTCTGGCAGACGTTTATGCAGTGTGCCTCTGCCCTCAATGTTTTGCATTGAAAAGCTAGAAGCAAGGTTTTTAATTGTACTCGTGTTTTTTTTTGGTCCTTGATATTGTGGGAAATTGTGGACGAATGCGACCTCAATCACAGTTGCAAAGACTCCAAAATTTTCGATTTTGTGATTGAAATCATTGTTGCAGACTAACTAATCTTTAGAACCTTGTCTAGAAGTTAATGCTCTTATAGTTAAACACAAGGGGGGGATGAAGTCaacatgaaaattttgaagatCATATAGATGTTAGCAACTCTAACTATGATTCTTTACTACCGTATGCTGAAATCCAAATTAGTGTTATAGAACTTCctaatgaatttgaattttttcaaaaaagatcCTCATTAGGAGAACACTATTTCAAACGGAAGACTATACACACGCACttattaattagaatttaaaccAAATAAACATATGTATACGTAATAATTCTTAAACTCAGAAAATTGCTCGAATATATAATATGTCAAAGTATCAACTGAACTGTTTTGCTTACAGCTATATGAGGCAAGCTCAAAGTTAAGACAACTCTTAGATATGAACCAAATCTCAGGTGGGATTTCCATATCGATCTATGATCTGACTAATGCATGCAAATCTATATACATGCATACACTTCGTAGGTGGGATTTCCACATCAGTTGAGCATATcgatcttttatttttaaaaactataacaaaaaaagcaaacaaaaattaGGTCTGCTCCTAATTTCACTGCAATTGAGTGGAAAAGTGTTTGAATACGTGGGATCCACATTTAAATtctgtactttttttttttttgttttctgaagcaaataatgaaaattggCATTTGTATCCTGTTGCCTTCCTCTCCATTTTCACACATCTAAACATAGGGTTAGTGTTGAAAAATTCTGTCAAAGGTTCATTTGTCAATTACTATTCCTTCAGTAACCGAGCggctttgaatttttcttgcAAATAGCTATAGGCAtgcttataattattatttccaATTTTGTATCAGCGTAAAGAACTCTGCAAACTTCATGAGAAGCTGGAACTGCAGAAGAAAATCCTCTTGCAGACTATTGCAAACCGAAAGAAGTTCCTGACAAGTCTCCCATCACATCTCAAATCACTTAAGAAGGCCTCCTTGCCTGTACAAAACCA
This DNA window, taken from Vigna radiata var. radiata cultivar VC1973A chromosome 5, Vradiata_ver6, whole genome shotgun sequence, encodes the following:
- the LOC106761667 gene encoding transcription factor HEC1-like isoform X1 encodes the protein MDTVEQLKPEEEQQQQQMDITTMMMQHLPQFSEPYGDTNIMDGFHPQEGFYSNNNNIRSGSTMPLADLLDNNPPSPLPWSSYSFTHLIPSPTSSAIISFSDNTNNPTPIMLQQTPTEGATATATATANPYGDKRSSMAAMREMIFRMAAMQPIHIDPESVKAPKRRNVKISKDPQSVAARHRRERISERIRILQRLVPGGTKMDTASMLDEAIHYVKFLKTQVQSLERASANNIRPLVGINAPGIGFPVAMSGSISTATTPSSNFTPYFPLPNTYD
- the LOC106761667 gene encoding transcription factor HEC1-like isoform X2, yielding MDTVEQLKPEEEQQQQQMDITTMMMQHLPQFSEPYGDTNIMDGFHPQEGFYSNNNNIRSGSTMPLADLLDNNPPSPLPWSSYSFTHLIPSPTSSAIISFSDNTNNPTPIMLQQTPTEGATATATATANPYGDKRSSMAAMREMIFRMAAMQPIHIDPESVKAPKRRNVKISKDPQSVAARHRRERISERIRILQRLVPGGTKMDTASMLDEAIHYVKFLKTQVGGEGAICKMNAERNDGGGVWNTCTAIMGGFPRLGKVEDDKVLTRCKRG